A genomic window from Tolypothrix sp. PCC 7910 includes:
- the lysS gene encoding lysine--tRNA ligase — translation MSEEDIRATRLEKIDQLKQLGMNPYAYRWESTHHAAQLQEKFADLPSGEEVDLEVAIAGRILARRVFGKLAFFTLQDETGTIQLYLEKNRIQESMADIDADAFNHLKQLSDAGDILGVKGTIKRTEKGELSVYVKEYSILTKSLLPLPDKWHGLTDVAKRYRQRYVDLIVNPEVRQTFRRRAQITAGIRRYLEQRDFLEIETPVLQSEAGGADARPFITYHNTLDMELYLRIATELHLKRLIVGGFEKVFELGRIFRNEGISTRHNPEFTTIEIYQAYADYNDMMELTEGIITTVAQEVLGTLQITYQEVAVDLTPPWRRVTMHDLVKEYTGLDFNAFQTVEEAKTASKNAGIPGVDEAQSIGKLLNLAFEEKVEGNLIQPTFVIDYPVEISPLAKPHRSKPGLVERFELFIVGRETGNSFSELTDPIDQRERLEAQAARKAAGDLEAQGVDEDFLTALEYGMPPTGGLGIGIDRLVMLLTDSASIRDAIAFPLLKPEKSDSSPEATTEQ, via the coding sequence ATGTCGGAAGAAGATATCCGTGCCACGAGGCTGGAAAAAATAGACCAGCTAAAACAACTGGGAATGAATCCCTATGCCTATCGATGGGAGTCTACCCACCACGCAGCACAACTACAAGAAAAATTTGCTGATTTACCTAGTGGTGAAGAAGTTGATTTAGAAGTTGCCATTGCTGGGCGCATTCTGGCGCGTCGTGTCTTTGGTAAACTGGCTTTCTTCACTTTGCAAGATGAAACAGGCACGATTCAGCTTTATTTAGAGAAAAATCGCATTCAAGAAAGCATGGCCGATATTGATGCTGATGCTTTCAATCACCTCAAGCAACTCTCAGACGCAGGCGATATCCTGGGAGTCAAAGGCACTATAAAACGGACTGAAAAGGGCGAGTTATCTGTCTACGTCAAAGAATACAGTATTCTCACTAAATCCTTATTGCCTCTACCCGACAAGTGGCACGGGTTGACGGATGTAGCTAAACGCTACCGTCAGCGTTACGTTGACTTGATTGTTAACCCTGAAGTGCGGCAAACTTTCCGCCGCCGCGCCCAAATTACTGCGGGTATTCGTCGCTATTTAGAACAGCGCGATTTTCTAGAAATTGAAACGCCAGTGCTGCAAAGTGAGGCTGGGGGTGCGGATGCACGTCCGTTTATCACCTATCACAACACCTTAGATATGGAGTTGTATCTGCGGATTGCCACAGAACTGCATTTGAAAAGGTTGATTGTTGGTGGTTTTGAAAAGGTATTTGAGTTAGGGCGAATTTTCCGCAACGAAGGGATTTCGACTCGACATAACCCAGAATTTACCACAATAGAAATTTACCAAGCCTACGCCGACTACAATGACATGATGGAGTTGACAGAGGGAATTATTACCACTGTTGCCCAAGAAGTACTCGGCACACTGCAGATTACCTACCAAGAAGTAGCTGTTGATTTGACTCCACCTTGGCGGCGGGTAACAATGCATGACTTAGTCAAAGAATACACAGGCTTGGATTTTAATGCCTTCCAAACAGTAGAAGAGGCAAAAACAGCAAGTAAAAATGCTGGGATTCCTGGTGTAGATGAAGCTCAATCTATTGGCAAGTTACTGAATTTAGCCTTTGAAGAAAAAGTAGAAGGCAACTTAATTCAGCCAACTTTTGTCATTGACTATCCTGTAGAAATTTCGCCCCTAGCGAAGCCGCACCGTTCTAAGCCTGGTTTGGTAGAAAGGTTTGAGTTATTCATTGTGGGGCGGGAGACTGGTAATAGTTTCTCAGAACTGACCGACCCCATCGACCAAAGAGAACGTCTCGAAGCACAAGCTGCACGCAAAGCTGCTGGCGACTTAGAAGCCCAAGGTGTTGACGAAGATTTTTTGACAGCTTTGGAATATGGTATGCCACCTACAGGCGGATTAGGGATTGGTATTGATAGGTTGGTGATGCTATTAACTGATTCTGCCAGTATTCGGGATGCGATCGCTTTCCCTCTACTTAAACCTGAAAAATCTGATTCCTCTCCAGAAGCAACAACTGAGCAATAA
- a CDS encoding CHAT domain-containing protein — translation MAKGFGTGQRSVKPNRKYYLDFLRKIIWAIGEGKADIPEVYRLLQHNLDKLNKHLPSVLRDWATTTLPKLDFSKAYNRALAITNFSKIIQEFPAVSRVISNEIAIVAYETAGIVFTKMKFPQKWAEINDDLGNAYCDRIGGDWVQNLEKAIAAFQSALQVYTCEEYPEDWARTQNNLATAYSDWIGGNRKENLELALLCCNNALQIYVRELYPQDWAMVLTNLGAIYRIRMQGDEVKNLKTAIDCYKAALEEYTYERFPEDWAGLQNNLGNAYRELYEGNRAENLEQSLDYFNAALKVYTRESLAQDWAMVQNNLALTYYEQGEIEQAIVCFRLSLEICTPTVSPTDCLQYGGNFGDKALTLGRWAEAIEGYDFAIKAVEQIRAWSHSESRREQILQGTIEVYQKMVQACINAGEIEKAFEYAERSRSKRLVDLMASNDLYQSGEIPPAVKELLQQYEELQQQIDRERVEAPLLVGRHRPQSNDNASQTRAVFQAYNEAIALLEAQKQQVWENLRRLDPVLAGEIQVSAPNFSAIQKLIDQPTTAIVSFYTTDNDTHIFIVRENQITLHTCTGQGLETLQQWIFENWLLVYVGDRQTWNSQINPILSELAQRLQLAELISQHLEGIKELILVPHLLLHQIPFAALPIGNNQYLGDKFLIRYTPSCQILEFCQQRDKIESCDQSYGTVEDATDDLPCASFEGEQLAKLYNIPHFQRLRGSIQATKANYRQLAEQVQVLHGCHHAESCLDNPLASYLKLGDGNITLGQLMSPGWRLPNLSDVFLSCCETNLGIPELTDDILTLSTGFLCAGARSVVSTLWAVDDLATAVFSVFYYQHRQQGKSRPEALRKAQISLRNLRKEDVKKISPEAEARERELIKSRKQYSPGTVEYREWEREYKMYARFNRLIQSLESSTEEFPFLHPRYWSAFICQGLR, via the coding sequence ATGGCGAAAGGATTCGGTACAGGACAGAGAAGCGTTAAACCAAACCGGAAATACTATCTAGATTTTTTACGAAAGATAATATGGGCAATAGGAGAAGGTAAAGCTGACATACCAGAAGTGTATCGTCTGCTGCAACATAACCTAGACAAGCTGAACAAACATTTGCCCTCAGTGCTACGAGATTGGGCAACTACCACCCTACCAAAACTGGATTTTAGCAAGGCTTATAATAGAGCTTTAGCTATTACTAATTTCAGCAAAATTATTCAAGAATTCCCTGCTGTTAGTAGAGTGATAAGTAATGAAATTGCTATTGTTGCCTATGAAACAGCAGGCATAGTTTTTACCAAGATGAAATTTCCCCAAAAATGGGCTGAAATTAATGATGATTTAGGTAATGCCTATTGTGACCGTATTGGTGGTGATTGGGTACAGAATCTAGAAAAAGCCATTGCAGCTTTTCAATCAGCTTTGCAAGTATATACTTGTGAAGAGTATCCAGAAGATTGGGCTAGAACGCAAAATAATCTAGCAACCGCTTACTCTGATTGGATAGGTGGTAATAGAAAAGAAAATTTGGAACTAGCACTCTTGTGCTGTAATAACGCTTTACAGATTTATGTTCGAGAATTATACCCACAAGATTGGGCAATGGTTCTAACTAATTTAGGTGCTATATATCGTATACGGATGCAAGGAGATGAGGTAAAAAATTTAAAGACAGCAATAGATTGCTACAAAGCTGCTTTAGAAGAATATACTTATGAACGTTTTCCGGAAGATTGGGCTGGTCTTCAAAACAATCTTGGCAATGCTTACCGTGAACTTTATGAAGGAAACCGGGCAGAAAATTTAGAGCAATCGCTTGATTACTTTAACGCTGCGCTGAAGGTTTATACCCGTGAATCGTTAGCACAAGACTGGGCAATGGTTCAAAATAACTTGGCTCTTACTTACTATGAGCAAGGAGAAATTGAACAAGCTATTGTCTGCTTCCGCTTATCTTTAGAAATTTGCACACCCACGGTTTCACCTACAGATTGTCTCCAATATGGAGGTAATTTCGGAGACAAAGCTCTCACGCTAGGGCGTTGGGCAGAGGCTATTGAAGGATACGATTTTGCTATTAAAGCAGTAGAGCAGATTCGTGCTTGGAGCCACTCTGAAAGTCGTCGTGAACAAATTTTGCAGGGAACTATTGAAGTCTATCAAAAAATGGTGCAAGCTTGCATCAACGCGGGAGAAATAGAAAAAGCCTTTGAATATGCCGAGCGATCGCGCTCTAAACGTCTGGTAGACTTAATGGCAAGTAACGACCTCTACCAAAGCGGCGAAATTCCCCCAGCAGTTAAGGAATTATTGCAGCAATATGAAGAACTGCAACAGCAAATTGATCGAGAACGCGTAGAAGCTCCGCTTCTTGTCGGCAGACATCGCCCACAATCTAACGATAACGCTAGTCAAACACGCGCTGTATTCCAAGCTTACAACGAAGCGATCGCATTATTGGAAGCCCAAAAACAACAAGTTTGGGAAAATCTCAGACGCTTAGATCCTGTGTTAGCTGGCGAAATTCAAGTTAGCGCCCCTAATTTTTCCGCAATCCAAAAGCTAATTGACCAGCCTACCACTGCCATTGTCAGCTTCTACACGACCGATAATGACACCCATATCTTTATCGTGCGAGAAAATCAAATTACCCTGCACACTTGCACCGGACAAGGGCTAGAAACACTGCAACAGTGGATTTTTGAGAATTGGTTATTAGTATACGTAGGCGATCGCCAGACATGGAATAGCCAAATTAATCCTATTCTCAGCGAACTAGCTCAACGCCTACAACTGGCTGAACTCATTTCTCAACATTTAGAAGGTATTAAAGAATTAATCCTCGTACCTCACCTATTGCTGCATCAAATTCCCTTCGCAGCTTTACCCATTGGCAATAATCAATATCTAGGAGATAAATTTCTCATTCGCTATACTCCTAGCTGCCAAATTTTAGAATTTTGCCAACAACGCGACAAGATAGAAAGCTGCGATCAATCATACGGTACTGTCGAAGATGCCACAGATGATTTACCCTGCGCCAGTTTTGAAGGTGAACAACTTGCCAAACTGTACAACATTCCTCACTTTCAACGCCTAAGAGGTAGCATTCAAGCTACTAAAGCTAATTATCGCCAACTAGCTGAACAAGTCCAGGTACTTCACGGCTGTCATCATGCTGAATCTTGCCTTGACAATCCCCTTGCATCATATTTGAAATTAGGGGATGGCAATATTACTTTAGGGCAGTTGATGTCACCCGGATGGCGTTTACCTAATCTCTCTGATGTTTTTCTTTCCTGCTGCGAGACGAATTTGGGTATTCCTGAGCTAACAGATGATATTCTCACCCTCTCCACAGGCTTCTTGTGTGCTGGTGCGAGAAGCGTTGTCAGTACTCTCTGGGCAGTAGATGATTTAGCAACAGCAGTATTTTCAGTATTTTACTACCAACACAGACAACAAGGTAAAAGCCGTCCGGAAGCTTTACGAAAAGCCCAAATCTCCTTACGCAATTTAAGGAAAGAGGATGTTAAAAAAATTTCTCCAGAAGCAGAAGCCAGGGAAAGGGAACTCATAAAAAGTAGAAAACAATACAGCCCTGGGACAGTAGAATATCGCGAATGGGAGCGGGAATATAAGATGTATGCCCGATTTAACCGATTAATTCAATCCCTCGAAAGTTCTACGGAAGAGTTTCCCTTTTTACATCCGCGTTACTGGTCTGCTTTCATCTGTCAGGGTTTACGATAA